In Lysobacter firmicutimachus, one genomic interval encodes:
- a CDS encoding GreA/GreB family elongation factor, translating into MSRAFVKEGDGEPSSPDLPELPVSEHPNYVTPRGMSLLRARMDDAKRRLGAIDDADAGARLERAHVERELRWLQARVLSAITIAPERQPADRVAFGARVELIDSAGTEHVYRIVGEDEADPERGLISWVSPLARALHGARVGDSALWKRPAGDLAVEVLAIDYG; encoded by the coding sequence ATGAGCCGAGCCTTCGTCAAGGAGGGCGACGGCGAGCCCTCGTCCCCGGACTTGCCCGAGCTGCCGGTCAGCGAGCATCCGAACTACGTCACGCCGCGCGGCATGAGCCTGTTGCGCGCGCGCATGGACGACGCCAAGCGGCGGCTCGGCGCGATCGACGACGCAGACGCCGGCGCCCGGCTCGAACGCGCCCACGTCGAGCGCGAACTGCGCTGGCTGCAGGCGCGCGTGCTCAGCGCGATCACCATCGCCCCGGAACGCCAGCCGGCGGACCGGGTCGCGTTCGGCGCCCGGGTCGAACTGATCGACAGCGCCGGCACGGAACATGTCTATCGCATCGTCGGCGAGGACGAAGCCGACCCCGAGCGCGGCCTGATCAGCTGGGTCTCGCCGCTGGCGCGGGCGCTGCACGGCGCCCGGGTCGGCGACAGCGCGTTGTGGAAACGGCCGGCCGGCGACCTGGCGGTGGAAGTGCTGGCGATCGATTACGGCTGA